The region GGTAGCCGTCCTCGGCGGCGCCGTCCATGACGCCGCGCAGGATCTGCTGGAACACGGGGTTGCCGAGGTCCGGCACCACCAGGGCCACGGTCTGGGTGCGGCCGAGCGCGAGGCTGCGCGCCGCGTTGCTCGGCCGGTAGCTGAGCTCCGCCGCGGCGGTCCGCACGCGCTCGGCGATGGTGGCGTCGACCGTGCTGCGCCCGTTCATCACGCGCGACACGGTCGCCCGGGAGACCTTGGCCGCTGCCGCGACGTCCCCGATCGTGGCGACCGCACGGCGCTGACCTGCGCCTCGAACGCTGCCGCTGCCCATGTGCTCTCCGTCCGTGACCTTGTCCGACCGGATCGCGTGTGGTCCCGCGCCCTCGTCGGCGCGGTCCCCTCGTGACCGGTTTCCCGATGTGACCGTACACCATGGGAAACCGGTTCCTCATGTGGTACGTTCCTCCACCAGAGACCGGTTTCTCACCGACGAGCCGGGGATCGACGACGATCCGGAGGACAACGCGATGCGCCACCCGAACCGCGAGCCCGGGCCCTTGCGGTCCGAGCCCCTGCCCGCCCCGACGGGGCCCGTCCGCGCGGGGGTGGACCCATGTCAGTGATCCAGGAGCTCTCCCGCGGCAAGCAGGCCGGCGCCGCCCGCAAGAAGGGTGACGGCCGCTGGGCGCTGCTGTTCCTCGCGCCGTGGTTCGTGGGGCTCGCGCTCATCACGGCCGGGCCGATGGGGGCGTCGCTCTGGCTGTCCTTCACGGACTACGACCTGCTCTCCGCGCCCGAGTGGGTGGGCCTGGAGAACTACACGCGGATGTTCGACGACCCGCGGTTCCTCACGTCCCTCGGCGTCACGTTCACCTACGTGTTCGTGTCGGTGCCGCTGCAGCTCGCCGCGGCCCTCGGCCTGGCGCTGCTGCTCGACAAGGGCATGCGCGGCCTCGCCCTGTACCGCTCGGTGTACTACCTGCCCTCGCTGCTCGGCGGCTCGGTGGCCATCGCGATCCTGTGGCGGCAGATCTTCGGCGCGGACGGCCTGGTCAACCAGGTCCTGGCGCTCGTCGGCATCCAGGGCCAGGGCTGGGTCTCGCACCCCGACTACGCGCTCGGCACCCTCATGGCGCTCAACGTCTGGACGTTCGGCGCGCCCATGGTGATCTTCCTGGCGGGCCTGCGGCAGATCCCGCAGATGTACTACGAGGCCGCCTCGATCGACGGCGCCTCGCGCTGGCGCCAGTTCCGCAGCATCACGGTGCCGCTGCTGACGCCGATCATCTTCTTCAACCTCGTGCTCCAGCTCATCGAGGCGTTCCAGTCCTTCACCCGGGCGTTCGTGGTGAGCGGCGGCAACGGCGGCCCGTCCGACTCGACGCTGCTCTACACGCTCTACCTCTACCTCAAGGGGTTCGGCTCGCTCGACATGGGCTACGCCTCGGCCATGGCCTGGTTCCTGCTGCTGATCATCGGCGGCATGACGGTCGTCAACTTCCTCGCCTCCAAGTACTGGGTCTTCTACGATGACTGACGCCTCGACGCCCACACAGACCACGACGCCGACGGCGGTGCGCCCGTCGTCGGACACCGCACCCCGACCCGGCTCCCGGGCGACCGGGGGAACCGGCGGGACCGGCCCGGCCGGACGCCGTCCTGCCGCCGTCCGTCCGCGCGGAAGACGCGCCCGGGCCCGGGTGGGCAGCGTGCTCAAGCACGTGGGCCTCATCGCCTTCGGGTTCGTGATGCTGTACCCGCTGCTCTGGATGCTGGCCAGCTCGTTCAAGCCGAACGCGCTGATCTTCCGCGAGCCGGGCCTCATCCCCACCGACATCGACCTGTCCAACTACACGGACGGGTGGAACGCGCTGCTGCACCCGTTCAGCCACTACCTGATCAACTCGGCGCTGGTGGTGCTCGGGTCGCTGCTCGGCAACCTGCTGTCGTGCTCCCTGGCGGCCTACGCGTTCGCGCGGCTGGAGTTCAGGGGCAAGCGGCTGTGGTTCGCGATCATGCTGATGTCGATCATGCTGCCGATCCACGTGGTGATCGTGCCGCAGTACGTCTTGTTCTCCCAGCTCGAGTGGATCAACACGTTCCTGCCCCTGATCGTGCCGAAGCTGCTCGCGACGGACGCGTTCTTCATCTTCCTGATGGTCCAGTTCTTCCGCGGCATCCCCCGGGAGCTGGACGAGGCGGCGACCCTCGACGGCTGCAACCACCTGCGCATCTACCTGCAGATCATGCTGCCGCTGTCGATGCCGGCCCTCGCGACCACCGCGATCTTCACGTTCATCTGGACGTGGAACGACTTCTTCAGCCAGCTCATCTTCCTGACCCGGCCGGAGATGTACACCGTGCCGATCGCGCTGCGCACCTTTGTCGACTCCACGGGCGAGAGCTCGTGGGGCTCGCTGTTCGCGATGTCGATCGTCTCCCTGATCCCCGTCTTCATCGCCTTCCTGTTCGGACAGAAGTACCTGGTCAAGGGCATTGCGACCACCGGGATCAAGTAGCTCCACCCGCGATGCGACAACGACGTCAACGTCACCGAAGGAGAAACACATGAGCACCACCGGCAACCGACCGAACACGAGGCGCGGCAAGCGGCTCGCCGGCTCGGCCGCGGGCATCGCGGCCGTCGCCCTGACCCTGGCCGCCTGCGGAGGCGGCGACTCCGGCATCGGCGGGGGCGGCGACGACGCGCCCGCCGCCGCGGAGGAGTGCCCCTGCGAGATCCGCTTCGCGTGGTGGGGCTCCGACACCCGCCACGAGGCCACGCAGCAGATCATCGAGGCGTTCGAGGCGGAGAACCCGGACATCACCGTGGTCCCCGACTTCACCGACTGGGACGGCTACTGGGACAAGCTCGCCACCTCGGTGGCCGCGGGCGACACCCCGGACGTCATCACCCAGGAGGAGCGCTACATCTCGGACTACTCGACCAAGAACGTGCTCGCCGACCTGGGCTCGCTCGACATCGACACGTCCAAGGTGGACGACGGCGTGCTGGCCGGCGGCCAGATCGACGGCACCCAGTTCGGCATCCCGACCGGCATCAACGCCTACGCGCTCGTGGCCGACCCGGAGCTGTTCGCCGACGCCGGCGTCGACGTTCCGGACGACACGACCTGGACGTGGGAGGACTACGTGACCACGGCGAACGCCGTCGCGGAGGGCTCCGGCGACAAGGTCTGGGGCACGCAGGACTACGGCTTCAACGAGGCCGGCCTCAACGTGATGGCGCGCCAGCGCAGCGAGACGCTGTTCACGCCCGAGGGCGAGCTCGGCGTCTCCGAGCAGACCGTCGCCGACTTCTTCCAGGTCTCCCTCGACCTGGTCGAGGGCGGCGGCCAGCCCGACGCCGCCCGCACGGTCGAGTACCAGGCGGCCGGCCCCGAGGGCGGCCTGCTCGGCACCAACAAGGGCGCCATGGGCGTCTGGTGGACCAACCAGCTCGGCGCGCTGTCGGACTCGTCGGGCCACGAGCTGGAGCTGCTGCGCCTCCCGGGCGAGTCCGAGGGCGACCGGACCGGCATGTACTACAAGCCGGCGATGTTCTACTCGGTCTCCGCGGACACGCAGTACCCGGAGTCGTCGGCCAAGTTCGTGGACTTCCTGCTCAACTCGGAGGAGGCCGCCAAGATCATGCTGACCGACCGCGGCCTGCCGGCGAACACCGACGTGCGCGAGGCGATCCTGGGCGACCTGTCGCCCACGGACCAGAAGGTCGCGGACTTCATGGCCGACATCGAGGACGAGATCGTCGACAACCCGTCGGTCCCGCCGCACGGCAGCGCCGAGCTCGCCGACATCATGGAGCGCGTCAACACGGAGGTCCTCTTCGAGCGCGTCACCCCGGAAGAGGCGGCCACCCAGTTCATCGACGAGGTCAACGCGGCCATCGCCGACTGACCCCCCTTCGTTGAGTGCGGGATTTTCGTCCTTCTCGGGCCTCGAGAAGGACGAAAATCCCGCACTCAACGACGTTCTGGGGCTGGGTAGGATGAAACGGTTCAGAGGAGAGGTGCCACAGGTGTCACATGATCTGCTCGTGCTGCGGGAGGGCGACGACGTCGCCGTCGCCACGCGGGACCTGAGCCCGGGCGACCAAGTCGTGGTTCCCGGGGGCGGCCCGGTCGACGTCGGGCAGCTCGACGTCGGGCAATCCGTGCCGCGGGGGCACAAGATCGCGCTGCGGGCCGTGCCCGTCGGTGGTCAGGTGCGCAAGTACGGGCAAGTCATCGGGGTCGCGACCGCTCCCATCGCGGCGGGTGATCACGTGCACTCGCACAACCTCGGGTTCGAGGACGGGTCGCGGGAGGCGCCTTTGGGCGGCGCGCACCACGAGCTTCCCGTGCCCGACGGCGTCCGGCCTACGTTTCGTGGTTTCCGGCGGGCCGACGGGCGGGTCGGGACCCGCAACTTCGTCGCGATCCTGACCAGCGTGAACTGCTCCGCCTCGACCGCGAAGATGATCGCCGACCAGTTCCGCGGCAACGTGTTGGACGAGTTCGAGAACGTCGACGGCGTCATCGCCCTGACCCACACCTCCGGGTGCGGCCTGGTCCCGGACTCCGAGGGCGGCCAGATCCTGCTGCGGACCCTGCGCGGGTACGCCGCCCACCCCAACGTCGCCGGCCTGCTCGTGCTGGGCCTGGGCTGCGAGATGGTCCCCGGCGCCGCCCTGTCGGCCCGGTCCGGGCAGGTCGCCGACCTCGGCATGCCCGGCATCGGCGCCCCGGACGAGTCGCGGTCCGGGCTGTTGGCCGCCATCGCGGACGACACCGTCGTCCGCTCCCTGACCATCCAGGAGACCGGCGGCGTGCGCGCGTCCGTGCGGGCCGGCGTCGCCGCCGTCCGCGAGATGCTGCCCCTGGTCAACCAGCGTGAACGGGTCGAGTGCGACGTGTCCGAGCTGGTCCTGGCCCTGAACTGCGGCGGCTCGGACGGGTACTCCGGCATCACCGCCAACCCCGCGCTCGGGTGGGCGTCGGACCGGCTGGTCGCCTACGGCGCCACCTCGGTGCTGGCCGAGACCCCCGAGGTCTACGGCGCCGAACACCTCCTGACCGCCCGGGCCACCGAACCCACCGTCGCCAAGAAGCTCCTGGACCGGATCGACTGGTGGCGTTCCTACGTCAAGGCCGGGGGCGGCACCCTGGACAACAACCCGTCCCCAGGCAACAAGGCCGGCGGCCTCACCACCATCCTGGAGAAGTCCCTCGGCGCCGTCGCCAAGGGCGGGCAGGCCGACCTGGCCGCCGTCTACGAGTACGCCGAACCCATCACCGAGCGCGGGTTCGCCTTCATGGACACCCCCGGCTACGACCCGGTCTCCGTGACCGGGCTGGTCGCGGGCGGCGCCAACGTCGTCGTCTTCACCACCGGCCGCGGCTCGGTGTTCGGGTGCCGGCCGACGCCGTCCATCAAGGTCGCGACCAACACCCCGATGTACTCCGTGATGTCTGAGGACATGGACCTCAACGCGGGTGTCATCGTCGACGGCACCGCGACCGTCGCCGACGTCGGCCGCCAGATCTTCGACCGCATCCTCGCCGTCGCCTCCGGCCAACAGACCGTCAGCGAGGAGCTGGAGATCGGCGCGGAGGAGTTCATCCCCTGGCACATGGGCGCCGTCACCTGACCCACACGCACGTGTCAGACGCTCAGGTCCCCCGAGGGACCTGAGCGTCTGACACGTTCCACGTGGTTACGGGTAGCTCACCACCTTTGCCGGGATCGTCTCCGTGCCCGACGCCCGCGGCCCCACGCCGTTGATGACGTGCTCGTACGTGCCCACCCCACCGAGCGACACGGTGAGCAGCGAATGCATCCGAACCCCGGGCGTGACCGGCACCTCGAAGCCGTTGTCCGACGTGATCGACGCGTCCGACGTGAACACGCAGTACGACCCCAGCCCCCACGCCTCGTGCTGCGTCACGTGGTCCGCGACCTTGTACGCCGCCCACCCGCGGATGCCGTCGTGGTTCCACGCCGCCTGGTTCGGCGGGTCGTACGGCAGCTCGTTCTGGTAGAAGATCGTGCGGCCGCGCTCCCCGTTCCACAGGGTGTTGTACTCCTGGTAGTGCTCGACGAAGAGCCCGTACCCGTCCACGTCGTTGCCGTTGACCACCAGGCCGTTGCGCGCGGTGTTCACGTCCCAGCCGATGCCGTCGCCGTGGTCGCCGCGCCAGGACCAGATGTGGTCGACGATCGTGTCGTCCGCGTTGACCACGATCGCCTGGTCCACCCGCCCGGCGTGCGCGCCGCCCACGCGGACGAACACGTCGTGCAGCGAGATCGGGTCGTCGGCGTGGTCCGCCGTCGACCCCTCCGTGCCGACGGTGAGCATTGACGGCGACTCGGCGGCCCCGGCGTCGAACAGCACGCCCGCCACGCGGACGCCGTCGACGTCGCCCACCCGCATCGCCGTCTGCCCGGCCGTCGGCACGATCGTGGCGTACCCGAGACCGAGCACCACGGTGTCGGCGCGGTCCACCTCGATGGTCCCTTCTGTCTCGTAGATACCGGGCGTGAGCAGCAGGTTCAGGCCCTGGTCGAGCGCCTGGTTGATCCGCGCGGCGGAGTCGCCGGGCCGGGCCACGTAGAACTGGTCCAGCGGGATCGAGGTGCCCGACGTCGTCCCGCCGTCCCACGTCGCGCCCCGCGTACCCGACCGGGCCGACGGCACGAACACCGCGTAGTCGTCCCCGTCGAGGTAGAGGTAGGGCTTCTCGCGGATGGTGCCCGTGGTGTCCAGGGTGGTCACCGCGGGTTCCGGGAACGACGTCGGCGGGGCGTTCTCGACGCCGGAGAACACCATGTTCCACAGCGTCCCGGCCCAGCCGCCGGTGAGTGTCGAGTCGCGGGTGTACCACTGCTGCTGAGTCCAGGCGCGGACCTGCCCGTCGACGACGGAGTCGGCGATGTACCCGCCCGACGCCCAGCCGTACCGCGACGAGTGCAGCATGAGGTTGCCCTTGACGTGCACGCGCCGCATGGGCGCGGCCTGCGACACGGCCCACCGCATGTCACCGCCCGACGGCGTGACCGCCAGGTTCTCGACCGAACGCCAGAAGTTCTGCGTGGCGTTGCCCTCGAACCACTCCGCGTCGGCCCAGACGCCGCCGGTGATGTTCACGTCGTCCGGCCTCGCCCCCAGGCCGGAGATCGAGGTGTGGAAACCGGAGTTGACGTGCACCGGGTACGTGCCGGGCTCGAACAGGAACTGGTGCCGCCCGTCGCCGAACTGGTCCGACTCCTGCTGGTCGTAGACGGCGTCCACGGCCGCCTGGATCTGGTCGACGGGCGTGTCCGGGCCGAAGACCTGCACGTTCGGGCCCAGGTCGCCGCCGCCCGGGATCGGGTCGCCCGGCGTGGTGCCGCCGTCGCCCGTGAACACCCGCAGCTCCCACAGCGAGTAGCCGTACCCCGTGCCGCGCCCGGTGCCGGTCAGCCGCACGTACCGGCCCGAGCCGGCGACGTCGAGCGACTGGTTGCCGCCGGTCCCGTTCGTGACCGTCTTCAGGGTGCGCCACGTGGTGCCGTCGTCGGACGCCTCGATCCGGAAGTCCTTGCCGTACGCGGTCTCCCAGGCGAGCTCGACGCGGCACAGGTCCTGGACCGAGCCGAGGTCCACCCGGATCCACTGCGGGTCGGCGGCCTCGCTGCTCCAGCGGGTGCCGGCGTTCCCGTCCACGGCCGACGCCGCGCCGAACGGCCCCTCGGTCGACGACGCCGTCGCCGTCCGCCCGAGGGCCGCGTTCGTGGTGCCGCAGGCGGCGGCCGCGGCGCGGTCCGGGCCCGACGCCGTTCGCGCCGTCGTCGGGCCCGCGCCTGACGCGGCGCCCGACGACGGGACCCCGCCAGCCGCCGGCGAAGCCGCCGCCGTCAGCGGCGCCGCGACGCAGGCCGCGACCGCCGCGGCCGCGAGCCACACGCGCCCCGCTCTCACGAGGCCACCTCCTCGCGCGCGGCCGTGGCCCCGGCTGCGGCCGTGGTCTCGGGCACGAGCTCGTAGTTCTCGTCGAGCACGGTGCCGCGGTGCGGCTTGTAGAGGTCGTAGCCGCGCGGGTTGCACTGGAGGCCGCCGTTGATGCACTGCTCCACGAGCCGGCGCAGCACCTCGGGGTCCCAGGCGTTCACGAAGTCGTAGTGCCACGACTGGTCGGACCCGCTCACGAGCGCGACGTCGGACATGTCACCGCTGACGGGCCACGCGATCTTGAACTCCAGCATCGGCACCGCGACGGGGTGGCTCATGGGGCACTGGCCCGCGACCGGGTACGCCATGTGCGAGCCGTGGCCCATGTGGGCGGACTCCTCCGGCGTCAGGTGCGTCCCGTCCCAGCAGCTCGGCGCCTGGTACCGGATGTTGAGCTGGGTGCCCTCGGGGCAGTGCGCCGGGATCTCCCAGCTCTTGGAGATGTCGCCGCACTCCCAGCCCTCGACGGCGCCCGGCGCGGTGCGGAACTCGTCGACGGTCGCCATCATGTCGCCGGTGACGAACTGGAGGCCCTCCGGGAACGGCACCACGTCCTGGTAGTCGTCGATGCCCGACTTGTAGTAGACGGTCATGGGGATGTTCGGCTCGACCGGCACGCCGCCCTTGGTGATGGCGGGGAACCAGTAGGCCGAGTGGTCCTGCGGCACCGTGCAGGTGCTCTCCGGCATCGCGTTCAGGCTCGTCGGCGTCGTGAACGCGTCCGTGGAGCGGTTGCCGATGAACGTGTGCAGGTGGGAGCGGCCCGGCTGGTTCGGGTACACGATCGAGTCGTCGGGCAGGAAGTGCGAGAACTCGCAGTTCGCCTGGAACTCGTGGTGCGTCACCTCGTCACCGGGGAACGGCGGCGGGTCCTCCGGCCCGCCGGCCTCGCCGTCGCCGAACACCTGGAGCTCCAGGAGCGAGTAGCCGTAGCCGGTGCCGCGGGCCGTGCCGACGAGCTGCACGTAGCGGCCGGTCGCGGTGATGTCGTACACCTCGGTGCCGCCGGTGCCCGCGCCCTCGGTCACGACCGTGGTCCAGTTCTGGGCGTCCGACGAGACCTGGAGCGTGAACGCCGCGCCGTACGCGGCCTCCCACTCCAGGGCGATGTGGTCGAGCGTGTACGAACGGCCCAGGTCGACCCGGATCCACTCGTCGTCCGTCGGGGCGCTGGCCCAGCGGGTGGTGCGGTCGCCGTCGACCGCGAAGCGCGGCCCCAGGCCGCCCGACTCCGAGCTGGACGCGGCCGTGAGCGCGCCCTGCGACAGGAGCGTGTTCGGGTCGGCGACGGCGGTGGTGGCGCCGATCGTCCCGGCCGCGCTCAGGGTCGAGGCGAGCAGGGCCGTGGCGAGTGCGCCGGCCAGGGTGCGAGACCGACGGCCGCGAGGTCTGCTGTGTCGTGGCGTGCCGTGCTGTGGCGAACGGAGTGCTGTGCGCATGGTTCCTCCTTCTTCGGTGGTGTGCGGTGCTGACTCAGTGCCTTGCTCAGTGCCTGCTCACTGCTGGTAGACGCCGACCTCGTACAGGGAGTAGCCCCACTCCGTCCCGCGCTCGGTGAGGTTGAGCCGCACGTACCGGCCCGTCCCGGCGACGTCCAGGCTGTCGACGCCGCCGTTGCCGCCGGTGACCGTCCGGACCGTGGTCCAGGAGTTCCCGTCGTTCGACGTCTGCACCTGGTACGACTTGCCGTACGCCGTCTCCCAGACGAGCTGCACGTGGTCGAACGACTGCACCGAGCCCAGGTCCACCTGGTACCAGGCGGTCGGGCCCCACTCGCTGGCCCACCGCGTGGAGGCGTCGCCGTCGACGGCGCGGCCCGGCGTCCAGTCGCCGTTCCACGGGTCGAAGCTCGACGCCGTGGCGGTCTTGCCGCGCGCGATGTTGGTCCCGTCGACCGGCGGCGCGACGACGCGGAACGACCGCGTCTCCACGCCCACGTTGCCGTGGCCGTCCTCGGCGAACACGTAGACCTTCCAGACGCCGAGCATCTCGGGCGCCGTGACCCGGAACGTGCCGGGCGCCGTCTGGTCGAAGTCCGCCTGCGCGATACCGCCCGCGTTGTTGACGTACTTGCTGTTCAGCATCACGTTGGCGTCGATCGGGTCGCCGTCGGGGTCCGTTACGTCCACGCTGACCGTGAACTCCTCGCCCGCGGCCACCGCCGTCGCGCCCTGGACGTTCATCGCGGTGATGCGCGGCGGGGTGTTCATCCCGGAGGTGTCGACGCCCCAGGCCCGCGCGATCGAGTAGTAGCCGAGGCGCTTGTTGTCGCCCGGGAGCACGTTGAACCACACTCCGCCGAAGTCGCCCTCGATGCCGTAGTGGAAGAACGTGGCGCCCAGCGCGACGCCGTCGTGCTCCCGCAGGCAGCGCCAGGAGTCCACGTAGGCCTGCTCCTTCTCCAGGTCGGTGGGCTCGTCCGGGACGCCGTTCGCGTCGTCCGGCACCTCCCACTCACCCGCCGCGCCGCCCTCGGTGATGATGTACGGCCGGTCGTAGCCGCCGTCCTCCCAGGCCGCGGGCACGTTGCACAGGTCGCCGTACGCGTTGACGGAGAGCAGGTCCAGGTCCGGGGCGTTGCGCTCCAGGTAGGGCCACGCGCCCACCCACGCGTCGGTGCTGGTGGTCGGGTGCTTCGCGTCGGCCTGGTGCACGGCGACGCTCACCTCGTTCACGAAGGCCGCGTACGCGTTGCGGATCGCCTCCAGCTCGGTGCCCGAGTAGCAGTTCTGCAGGCCCAGGAGGGACTCGTTGCCGATGTTCCACATGAGCACGCCCGGGTGGTCCTTGTACGCCGCGACCTGGGCGAGGATGTCGGCCTTGGTCGTCGACTTGTAGCTCGTGTCCGTGCGGTAGTCGATGCAGCCGCCGGACCCGGGACCGCCGCCGGGCAGCAGCCAGAAGCCCATCACCACGCGGACGTCGTGCGCCGCCGCCGAGTCGAGGAGCTGGCGGGTGTCCGCCCCGGTGCCCCAGGTGCGGATCGTGTTGGCGCCCATCGCCG is a window of Promicromonospora sukumoe DNA encoding:
- a CDS encoding carbohydrate ABC transporter permease, with the translated sequence MSVIQELSRGKQAGAARKKGDGRWALLFLAPWFVGLALITAGPMGASLWLSFTDYDLLSAPEWVGLENYTRMFDDPRFLTSLGVTFTYVFVSVPLQLAAALGLALLLDKGMRGLALYRSVYYLPSLLGGSVAIAILWRQIFGADGLVNQVLALVGIQGQGWVSHPDYALGTLMALNVWTFGAPMVIFLAGLRQIPQMYYEAASIDGASRWRQFRSITVPLLTPIIFFNLVLQLIEAFQSFTRAFVVSGGNGGPSDSTLLYTLYLYLKGFGSLDMGYASAMAWFLLLIIGGMTVVNFLASKYWVFYDD
- a CDS encoding carbohydrate ABC transporter permease, encoding MRPSSDTAPRPGSRATGGTGGTGPAGRRPAAVRPRGRRARARVGSVLKHVGLIAFGFVMLYPLLWMLASSFKPNALIFREPGLIPTDIDLSNYTDGWNALLHPFSHYLINSALVVLGSLLGNLLSCSLAAYAFARLEFRGKRLWFAIMLMSIMLPIHVVIVPQYVLFSQLEWINTFLPLIVPKLLATDAFFIFLMVQFFRGIPRELDEAATLDGCNHLRIYLQIMLPLSMPALATTAIFTFIWTWNDFFSQLIFLTRPEMYTVPIALRTFVDSTGESSWGSLFAMSIVSLIPVFIAFLFGQKYLVKGIATTGIK
- a CDS encoding ABC transporter substrate-binding protein, with translation MSTTGNRPNTRRGKRLAGSAAGIAAVALTLAACGGGDSGIGGGGDDAPAAAEECPCEIRFAWWGSDTRHEATQQIIEAFEAENPDITVVPDFTDWDGYWDKLATSVAAGDTPDVITQEERYISDYSTKNVLADLGSLDIDTSKVDDGVLAGGQIDGTQFGIPTGINAYALVADPELFADAGVDVPDDTTWTWEDYVTTANAVAEGSGDKVWGTQDYGFNEAGLNVMARQRSETLFTPEGELGVSEQTVADFFQVSLDLVEGGGQPDAARTVEYQAAGPEGGLLGTNKGAMGVWWTNQLGALSDSSGHELELLRLPGESEGDRTGMYYKPAMFYSVSADTQYPESSAKFVDFLLNSEEAAKIMLTDRGLPANTDVREAILGDLSPTDQKVADFMADIEDEIVDNPSVPPHGSAELADIMERVNTEVLFERVTPEEAATQFIDEVNAAIAD
- a CDS encoding UxaA family hydrolase — its product is MKRFRGEVPQVSHDLLVLREGDDVAVATRDLSPGDQVVVPGGGPVDVGQLDVGQSVPRGHKIALRAVPVGGQVRKYGQVIGVATAPIAAGDHVHSHNLGFEDGSREAPLGGAHHELPVPDGVRPTFRGFRRADGRVGTRNFVAILTSVNCSASTAKMIADQFRGNVLDEFENVDGVIALTHTSGCGLVPDSEGGQILLRTLRGYAAHPNVAGLLVLGLGCEMVPGAALSARSGQVADLGMPGIGAPDESRSGLLAAIADDTVVRSLTIQETGGVRASVRAGVAAVREMLPLVNQRERVECDVSELVLALNCGGSDGYSGITANPALGWASDRLVAYGATSVLAETPEVYGAEHLLTARATEPTVAKKLLDRIDWWRSYVKAGGGTLDNNPSPGNKAGGLTTILEKSLGAVAKGGQADLAAVYEYAEPITERGFAFMDTPGYDPVSVTGLVAGGANVVVFTTGRGSVFGCRPTPSIKVATNTPMYSVMSEDMDLNAGVIVDGTATVADVGRQIFDRILAVASGQQTVSEELEIGAEEFIPWHMGAVT
- a CDS encoding discoidin domain-containing protein, producing the protein MRAGRVWLAAAAVAACVAAPLTAAASPAAGGVPSSGAASGAGPTTARTASGPDRAAAAACGTTNAALGRTATASSTEGPFGAASAVDGNAGTRWSSEAADPQWIRVDLGSVQDLCRVELAWETAYGKDFRIEASDDGTTWRTLKTVTNGTGGNQSLDVAGSGRYVRLTGTGRGTGYGYSLWELRVFTGDGGTTPGDPIPGGGDLGPNVQVFGPDTPVDQIQAAVDAVYDQQESDQFGDGRHQFLFEPGTYPVHVNSGFHTSISGLGARPDDVNITGGVWADAEWFEGNATQNFWRSVENLAVTPSGGDMRWAVSQAAPMRRVHVKGNLMLHSSRYGWASGGYIADSVVDGQVRAWTQQQWYTRDSTLTGGWAGTLWNMVFSGVENAPPTSFPEPAVTTLDTTGTIREKPYLYLDGDDYAVFVPSARSGTRGATWDGGTTSGTSIPLDQFYVARPGDSAARINQALDQGLNLLLTPGIYETEGTIEVDRADTVVLGLGYATIVPTAGQTAMRVGDVDGVRVAGVLFDAGAAESPSMLTVGTEGSTADHADDPISLHDVFVRVGGAHAGRVDQAIVVNADDTIVDHIWSWRGDHGDGIGWDVNTARNGLVVNGNDVDGYGLFVEHYQEYNTLWNGERGRTIFYQNELPYDPPNQAAWNHDGIRGWAAYKVADHVTQHEAWGLGSYCVFTSDASITSDNGFEVPVTPGVRMHSLLTVSLGGVGTYEHVINGVGPRASGTETIPAKVVSYP
- a CDS encoding DUF1996 domain-containing protein, whose translation is MRTALRSPQHGTPRHSRPRGRRSRTLAGALATALLASTLSAAGTIGATTAVADPNTLLSQGALTAASSSESGGLGPRFAVDGDRTTRWASAPTDDEWIRVDLGRSYTLDHIALEWEAAYGAAFTLQVSSDAQNWTTVVTEGAGTGGTEVYDITATGRYVQLVGTARGTGYGYSLLELQVFGDGEAGGPEDPPPFPGDEVTHHEFQANCEFSHFLPDDSIVYPNQPGRSHLHTFIGNRSTDAFTTPTSLNAMPESTCTVPQDHSAYWFPAITKGGVPVEPNIPMTVYYKSGIDDYQDVVPFPEGLQFVTGDMMATVDEFRTAPGAVEGWECGDISKSWEIPAHCPEGTQLNIRYQAPSCWDGTHLTPEESAHMGHGSHMAYPVAGQCPMSHPVAVPMLEFKIAWPVSGDMSDVALVSGSDQSWHYDFVNAWDPEVLRRLVEQCINGGLQCNPRGYDLYKPHRGTVLDENYELVPETTAAAGATAAREEVAS
- a CDS encoding discoidin domain-containing protein gives rise to the protein MTITGSPGMPATRNGQRLRAGVAALATGLLAAAALVVPAASAPAAPAPAGPATAPAPAAAQAEPVLLSQGRPATASSVENPDYTPASAAVDGDLGTRWASEFSDPQWIRVDLGRSATLDHVELVWESAYSKSYQFQVSADGSSWSTVYSTTSGDGGTDTFDVEGTARYVRLLSTARSGGYGNSLWELRVFGAAGGGTDPGGPGNPGDPAYVDPGHPNVPVRDSGASTVEVVGGDGDWDLEVDGQPYTVRGFTWGPAFSAADHYMPTLTAMGANTIRTWGTGADTRQLLDSAAAHDVRVVMGFWLLPGGGPGSGGCIDYRTDTSYKSTTKADILAQVAAYKDHPGVLMWNIGNESLLGLQNCYSGTELEAIRNAYAAFVNEVSVAVHQADAKHPTTSTDAWVGAWPYLERNAPDLDLLSVNAYGDLCNVPAAWEDGGYDRPYIITEGGAAGEWEVPDDANGVPDEPTDLEKEQAYVDSWRCLREHDGVALGATFFHYGIEGDFGGVWFNVLPGDNKRLGYYSIARAWGVDTSGMNTPPRITAMNVQGATAVAAGEEFTVSVDVTDPDGDPIDANVMLNSKYVNNAGGIAQADFDQTAPGTFRVTAPEMLGVWKVYVFAEDGHGNVGVETRSFRVVAPPVDGTNIARGKTATASSFDPWNGDWTPGRAVDGDASTRWASEWGPTAWYQVDLGSVQSFDHVQLVWETAYGKSYQVQTSNDGNSWTTVRTVTGGNGGVDSLDVAGTGRYVRLNLTERGTEWGYSLYEVGVYQQ